The proteins below come from a single Oerskovia jenensis genomic window:
- a CDS encoding glycoside hydrolase family 16 protein: MRPSPRPTARPTLLLTAVLVVASLATLAAAAVGPPASGPSTAAPSMGAPPGPLTWTDEFDGDPGAPPDPSRWRLETGGSGWGNRELQYYTDSPSNASTDGAGHLVITARRENPGDLWCHYGRCEYTSARLITADRFAQQHGRFEARIKIPGGQGTWPAFWMLGQDIFTTEPWPASGEIDVMENVGKEPGTVWGSLHGPGYSGADAVHESFTLPGGEEVADDFHTFTVDWAPGSITWYVDGVEFSRKSPADVGDDPWVFDDPFFLLLNLAVGGDWPGPPDESTPLPARMLVDYVRAYAWDGP, translated from the coding sequence ATGCGCCCCTCCCCGCGACCGACCGCCCGCCCGACCCTGCTGCTGACCGCCGTGCTCGTCGTGGCGAGCCTCGCCACCCTGGCGGCCGCCGCCGTCGGGCCGCCTGCGTCCGGGCCCTCGACCGCGGCTCCCAGCATGGGAGCCCCACCCGGGCCGCTGACCTGGACCGACGAGTTCGACGGTGACCCAGGGGCCCCGCCCGACCCGTCCCGCTGGCGCCTCGAGACGGGCGGCAGCGGCTGGGGCAACCGCGAGCTGCAGTACTACACCGACAGCCCGAGCAACGCGTCGACCGACGGCGCGGGCCACCTCGTCATCACGGCCCGTCGGGAGAACCCGGGCGACCTGTGGTGCCACTACGGGCGCTGCGAGTACACCTCCGCGCGGCTCATCACCGCGGACCGTTTCGCCCAGCAGCACGGGCGCTTCGAGGCGCGCATCAAGATCCCGGGCGGACAGGGCACCTGGCCCGCGTTCTGGATGCTCGGGCAGGACATCTTCACCACCGAGCCGTGGCCCGCGAGCGGCGAGATCGACGTCATGGAGAACGTCGGCAAGGAGCCGGGCACGGTGTGGGGAAGCCTGCACGGTCCCGGGTACTCGGGAGCGGACGCGGTGCACGAGTCGTTCACGCTCCCCGGCGGGGAGGAGGTCGCCGACGACTTCCACACCTTCACGGTCGACTGGGCCCCCGGCTCGATCACCTGGTACGTCGACGGCGTCGAGTTCTCGCGCAAGAGTCCTGCCGACGTCGGCGACGACCCGTGGGTCTTCGACGACCCGTTCTTCCTGCTGCTCAACCTCGCGGTCGGCGGCGACTGGCCCGGCCCGCCCGACGAGAGCACGCCCCTGCCCGCGCGCATGCTCGTCGACTACGTGCGTGCCTACGCGTGGGACGGGCCGTAG
- a CDS encoding GNAT family N-acetyltransferase yields the protein MTDTPMTMDLVTDEHAGELLTLRRAAFVTEAQLYGDPNIPPLTQTLAELKADLATQGVITLGAWQGPRLVGSVRVEIEGGKATLGRLAVAPDLQGRGIGTQMLFAVLPHLPEETTEIWVFTGKDSKQNLELYTRHGYEEQYDKAAGDLTYTYLRRILGEAEARNASDAVEQG from the coding sequence ATGACCGACACGCCGATGACCATGGACCTCGTCACGGACGAGCACGCTGGGGAGCTCCTGACGCTCCGCCGGGCAGCGTTCGTCACCGAGGCGCAGCTCTACGGGGACCCGAACATCCCGCCGCTCACGCAGACGCTCGCCGAGCTCAAGGCGGACCTCGCGACCCAGGGCGTCATCACGCTCGGGGCGTGGCAGGGGCCGCGTCTGGTGGGGTCGGTGCGCGTGGAGATCGAGGGTGGCAAGGCCACGCTCGGCCGGCTCGCCGTGGCCCCGGACCTCCAGGGACGCGGGATCGGCACGCAGATGCTGTTCGCGGTCCTGCCGCACCTGCCCGAGGAGACCACGGAGATCTGGGTCTTCACGGGCAAGGACTCCAAGCAGAACCTGGAGCTGTACACGCGCCACGGCTACGAGGAGCAGTACGACAAGGCCGCGGGTGATCTCACGTACACGTACCTGCGCCGCATCCTGGGCGAGGCCGAGGCGCGCAACGCGAGCGACGCCGTCGAGCAGGGCTGA
- a CDS encoding carbohydrate ABC transporter permease codes for MTSLTTAPGAGSTSARPPRPARRSRAGTSRLEPWVYLLPAAAILIGLLGYPLYQLVVTSFYDYRQANVTGGAPLEFLGVGNYTQLFGDPKFWTVLLNTTVFAAGCVVATLALGSALAVLATRVSRWVRSVLFLAALGAWATPAMTGSAVWLFLFDPTLGLVNKTLVNVGLSGFAGHSWTAEKWPAFALVGAEVVWCSFPFVLVTVYAGILAIPSELLEAARLDGASMPRIARSIMVPMLRPIIIIVTIQSIIWDFKVFTQIYVMTNGGGIGGQNLVLNVYSYQQAFASNLYGLGSAIGVVMTLLLLGVTLVYLRLLRRSGEVL; via the coding sequence ATGACCTCGCTCACCACCGCACCGGGGGCGGGCAGCACGTCCGCCCGCCCCCCGCGCCCTGCGCGTCGCTCCCGGGCCGGGACCTCCCGGCTCGAACCGTGGGTCTACCTGCTACCGGCCGCCGCGATCCTGATCGGTCTGCTCGGGTACCCGCTCTACCAGCTCGTCGTCACGTCGTTCTACGACTACCGCCAAGCGAACGTCACGGGCGGTGCCCCGCTCGAGTTCCTGGGGGTGGGCAACTACACCCAGCTCTTCGGGGACCCGAAGTTCTGGACGGTCCTGCTCAACACGACGGTCTTCGCGGCCGGTTGCGTCGTCGCGACCCTGGCGCTCGGCTCGGCGCTCGCGGTCCTCGCGACCCGGGTCAGCCGGTGGGTGCGCTCGGTCCTGTTCCTCGCGGCGCTCGGCGCGTGGGCGACGCCCGCGATGACGGGCTCCGCGGTCTGGCTCTTCCTGTTCGACCCGACGCTCGGGCTCGTCAACAAGACGTTGGTCAACGTCGGCCTGTCGGGCTTCGCGGGGCACTCGTGGACGGCCGAGAAGTGGCCGGCGTTCGCGCTCGTGGGCGCCGAGGTCGTGTGGTGCTCGTTCCCGTTCGTGCTGGTCACGGTCTATGCGGGCATCCTCGCGATCCCGAGCGAGCTGCTCGAGGCCGCTCGCCTCGACGGTGCGTCGATGCCGCGCATCGCGCGCTCGATCATGGTCCCGATGCTGCGCCCGATCATCATCATCGTCACGATCCAGTCGATCATCTGGGACTTCAAGGTGTTCACGCAGATCTACGTCATGACCAACGGCGGCGGGATCGGCGGGCAGAACCTCGTCCTCAACGTGTACTCCTACCAGCAGGCGTTCGCGTCCAACCTGTACGGGCTCGGGTCGGCGATCGGCGTCGTCATGACGCTCCTGCTGCTCGGGGTCACGCTCGTCTACCTGCGCCTGCTGCGCCGATCAGGGGAGGTCCTGTGA
- a CDS encoding STAS domain-containing protein, producing the protein MAAFVSAPVLTLSHPVTSVDLPTGGRLDAAAVLSLRAPVTATVADGPVLVLLDVSGVEGVSPSGVAGLLDLLRVVRARGGDLRFFGASTALRHAFTALGLDAVARIYGGHDEARGLLASRAS; encoded by the coding sequence ATGGCCGCCTTCGTCAGCGCACCCGTCCTCACCCTGAGCCACCCCGTCACCAGCGTCGACCTTCCTACCGGTGGGCGGCTCGACGCCGCCGCCGTCCTGTCCTTGCGCGCCCCCGTCACAGCGACCGTCGCCGACGGGCCCGTGCTCGTCCTGCTCGACGTCTCGGGCGTCGAGGGCGTCTCGCCGTCGGGCGTCGCGGGACTGCTCGACCTGCTGCGCGTGGTCCGTGCGCGCGGCGGCGACCTGCGCTTCTTCGGTGCGTCGACCGCGCTCCGGCATGCTTTCACGGCGCTGGGTCTCGACGCCGTCGCACGGATCTACGGCGGTCACGACGAGGCGCGGGGGCTGCTCGCGTCCAGGGCCTCCTGA
- the purU gene encoding formyltetrahydrofolate deformylase, whose product MSSTNLPNVPASGAPDASTPTHWVLTLSCPDGPGIVHAVAGTLAEHGGNITESQQFGDPLSGLFFMRVQVESTASRDELETALAPVIEAFDMTWNLDVVGRRVRTLVMVSKAAHCLVDLLYRERSQGMPIEVVGVVGNHRDLEDIAAFYGKPFHHVPVTRDTKAAAEDRLRELVAELDVELVVLARYMQILSDDLCRDLSGQVINIHHSFLPSFKGARPYAQAHDRGVKLIGATSHYVTGDLDEGPIIEQDVERVDHSRAVEDLVALGEDVERRTLARAVRWHAEHRVLLDGHRTIVFR is encoded by the coding sequence GTGTCCAGCACCAATCTCCCGAACGTCCCTGCCTCCGGCGCGCCCGACGCGTCCACGCCGACCCACTGGGTCCTCACGCTGTCCTGCCCCGACGGTCCGGGGATCGTGCACGCCGTCGCGGGGACGCTCGCCGAGCACGGTGGCAACATCACCGAGTCGCAGCAGTTCGGCGACCCGTTGTCCGGGCTGTTCTTCATGCGCGTCCAGGTCGAGTCCACCGCGTCGCGCGACGAGCTCGAGACCGCGCTCGCGCCCGTGATCGAGGCGTTCGACATGACGTGGAACCTCGACGTGGTCGGGCGCCGCGTGCGCACCCTCGTCATGGTCTCCAAGGCCGCGCACTGCCTCGTCGACCTGCTCTACCGCGAGCGCTCGCAGGGCATGCCGATCGAGGTCGTGGGCGTCGTGGGCAACCACCGCGACCTCGAGGACATCGCCGCGTTCTACGGCAAGCCGTTCCACCACGTGCCCGTCACGCGCGACACCAAGGCCGCCGCCGAGGACCGCCTGCGCGAGCTCGTGGCCGAGCTCGACGTCGAGCTCGTCGTCCTCGCGCGCTACATGCAGATCCTGTCCGACGACCTGTGCCGCGACCTGTCGGGTCAGGTCATCAACATCCACCACTCGTTCCTGCCGAGCTTCAAGGGCGCCCGCCCCTACGCCCAGGCGCACGACCGGGGCGTCAAGCTCATCGGCGCCACGTCGCACTACGTCACGGGCGACCTGGACGAAGGACCGATCATCGAGCAGGACGTCGAGCGCGTCGACCACTCGCGCGCCGTCGAGGACCTGGTCGCGCTGGGCGAGGACGTCGAGCGCCGCACGCTCGCACGGGCCGTGCGCTGGCACGCCGAGCACCGCGTGCTGCTCGACGGGCACCGGACGATCGTCTTCCGCTGA
- a CDS encoding aldo/keto reductase, whose amino-acid sequence MRYRTLGDGRTSFDVSTLCLGTMNMGTLTDEETSFAILDRYVEAGGTFLDTANNYSYWAGGHGRDSEDLINRWLTSRGARDHVRIATKLGAAKKDPALPLSNTPPTNFQGLAAETVAWEAHESLRHLGVDRLDVLYGHVDDLDTSLAETVGAFGKLQAEGAVGISGISNVALWRVVEAREEALRQGVAPYGVVQEQLSYLYPTPDPDRHNWASPELLDYARSTGTDERPPLAVTAYSPLLQGAMVRDDKELWDGYGHPTSLERRRVLHDVARQVGATPNQVALAWLLGGPVPVIPVIGPSSVAQLDELLGAADLDLDPEVRARLDAA is encoded by the coding sequence ATGCGCTACCGCACCCTCGGCGACGGCCGGACGTCGTTCGACGTCAGCACGCTGTGCCTCGGCACCATGAACATGGGCACGCTGACGGACGAGGAGACGTCGTTCGCGATCCTCGACCGCTACGTCGAGGCCGGAGGGACGTTCCTCGACACGGCCAACAACTACAGCTACTGGGCGGGCGGCCACGGCCGCGACAGCGAGGACCTGATCAACCGCTGGCTCACGAGCCGCGGGGCGCGCGACCACGTGCGCATCGCGACCAAGCTCGGCGCGGCCAAGAAGGACCCCGCCCTGCCCCTGTCCAACACTCCCCCGACCAACTTCCAGGGGCTCGCGGCCGAGACCGTCGCGTGGGAGGCGCACGAGAGCCTGCGGCACCTGGGCGTCGACCGGCTCGACGTCCTCTACGGGCACGTCGACGACCTCGACACCTCGCTCGCGGAGACGGTCGGCGCGTTCGGCAAGCTCCAGGCCGAGGGCGCCGTCGGGATCTCGGGGATCTCGAACGTCGCGCTGTGGCGCGTCGTCGAGGCACGCGAGGAGGCGCTGCGGCAGGGCGTCGCGCCGTACGGGGTGGTCCAGGAGCAGCTCAGCTACCTCTACCCGACACCGGACCCCGACCGGCACAACTGGGCCTCGCCCGAGCTGCTCGACTACGCGCGCTCGACGGGGACCGACGAGCGCCCGCCCCTCGCGGTCACGGCCTACTCCCCGCTGCTGCAGGGCGCGATGGTGCGCGACGACAAGGAGCTGTGGGACGGGTACGGGCACCCGACGTCGCTCGAGCGGCGACGCGTGCTGCACGACGTCGCACGGCAGGTCGGCGCGACGCCCAACCAGGTCGCGCTCGCGTGGCTGCTCGGCGGCCCGGTGCCCGTCATCCCGGTGATCGGACCGAGCAGCGTCGCGCAGCTCGACGAGCTGCTCGGGGCGGCGGACCTGGACCTCGACCCGGAGGTCCGAGCGCGGCTCGACGCGGCCTAG
- a CDS encoding carbohydrate ABC transporter permease, whose amino-acid sequence MAGARRRRAWKNPGSNAAALLVALVVAFPLYWMVLSALRPKAAIDAGDASLFTTDLTLDSFVRVLTVNDFGRFFLNSLVVALAVVVLSTICAFLASVALTRYRFRSRTTLLVIVLIAQMVPIEALTIPLFFLFRNMGASVPALGLNQLGSLVLVHLAFSIPFAIWMLRGFVAAVPVELEEAARIDGAKSFRFVRSILFPLVFPGVVAVSVFSFISTWNDFLFAKTFIISAQENQTLPLAILTFFKDDQNDWGAIMAGSVIMTVPVLIFFVLVQRHLVSGLAGAVKG is encoded by the coding sequence GTGGCGGGTGCGCGGCGCCGTCGGGCGTGGAAGAACCCCGGCTCGAACGCCGCGGCGCTCCTGGTCGCGCTCGTCGTCGCGTTCCCGCTCTACTGGATGGTCCTGTCGGCCCTGCGGCCCAAGGCCGCGATCGACGCGGGCGACGCGTCGCTGTTCACGACGGACCTCACGCTCGACTCGTTCGTGCGGGTCCTGACGGTCAACGACTTCGGGCGGTTCTTCCTCAACTCGCTCGTCGTGGCCCTGGCAGTCGTGGTCCTCTCGACGATCTGCGCGTTCCTCGCGTCGGTCGCGCTCACGCGCTACCGGTTCCGCAGCCGCACGACGCTGCTCGTGATCGTGCTGATCGCGCAGATGGTGCCCATCGAGGCCCTGACGATCCCGCTGTTCTTCCTGTTCCGGAACATGGGGGCGTCCGTCCCCGCGCTCGGCCTCAACCAGCTCGGCTCGCTCGTGCTGGTGCACCTCGCGTTCTCGATCCCGTTCGCGATCTGGATGCTGCGCGGCTTCGTCGCGGCCGTCCCGGTCGAACTCGAGGAGGCCGCGCGGATCGACGGGGCCAAGAGCTTCCGGTTCGTGCGCTCGATCCTGTTCCCGCTCGTGTTCCCGGGCGTGGTCGCGGTCAGCGTGTTCTCGTTCATCTCGACGTGGAACGACTTCCTGTTCGCCAAGACGTTCATCATCTCGGCGCAGGAGAACCAGACACTGCCCCTCGCGATCCTCACGTTCTTCAAGGACGACCAGAACGACTGGGGCGCGATCATGGCGGGCTCGGTCATCATGACGGTGCCCGTGCTGATCTTCTTCGTGCTCGTGCAGCGTCACCTGGTCTCGGGGTTGGCGGGGGCGGTGAAGGGCTAG
- a CDS encoding glycoside hydrolase family 26 protein, with product MTFYLPGTGGRRRRPGLVTPVVVMLAAVGAVGAGFAVAGPPAAQEAPATRTCTADAASVVPDDGTLLGVNLDWASETLEEHRTYLGHAPAVAVQFSDVPYDRETWEHTVSAVTQMKANGGVLLLTLEPHAGLAAMSDEVIATLATDLRDVNEQGVAVVLRFAHEMNGSWYAWGQQPTAYVETFRRVAAAVHAEAPGTAMMWAPNYGGGYPFTGGQFAALPGSADYAALDTDHDGTLTMTDDSYLPYFPGDDAVDWVGVSLYHWGNQRPWGNNEVPEDGKFLAMLTGTYVGTAGDDAAVPDFYTVYGVEHGHPVAVPETAAIYTPSRGGAAELDIKRAWWRQVFSPETHERFPQLKMVNWFEWDKYEIEIDDDVDWRAAGAPDVRDAFVADLPSWLRYAEDVSTCEE from the coding sequence ATGACGTTCTACCTCCCGGGCACGGGCGGCCGCCGTCGGCGGCCGGGTCTCGTGACGCCCGTCGTGGTCATGCTCGCGGCCGTCGGGGCGGTCGGCGCGGGGTTCGCGGTGGCGGGCCCGCCCGCCGCGCAGGAGGCGCCCGCGACGAGGACCTGCACCGCGGACGCGGCGAGCGTCGTGCCCGACGACGGCACGTTGCTGGGCGTCAACCTCGACTGGGCGTCGGAGACCCTCGAGGAGCACCGGACCTACCTCGGCCACGCACCGGCCGTCGCGGTCCAGTTCTCCGACGTCCCCTACGACCGCGAGACCTGGGAGCACACGGTCAGCGCGGTCACCCAGATGAAGGCCAACGGAGGTGTGCTCCTCCTGACCCTCGAGCCGCACGCGGGCCTCGCGGCCATGTCGGACGAGGTGATCGCGACGCTCGCCACCGACCTGCGGGACGTCAACGAGCAGGGGGTCGCGGTCGTGCTGCGGTTCGCGCACGAGATGAACGGCTCCTGGTACGCGTGGGGCCAGCAGCCGACGGCGTACGTCGAGACGTTCCGTCGGGTCGCGGCCGCGGTCCACGCCGAGGCCCCGGGCACGGCCATGATGTGGGCGCCCAACTACGGCGGCGGGTACCCGTTCACGGGCGGCCAGTTCGCGGCCCTGCCGGGGTCGGCCGACTACGCGGCCCTCGACACGGACCACGACGGCACCCTGACCATGACGGACGACAGCTACCTCCCGTACTTCCCCGGGGACGACGCCGTGGACTGGGTCGGGGTCTCGCTCTACCACTGGGGCAACCAGCGCCCGTGGGGCAACAACGAGGTCCCCGAGGACGGCAAGTTCCTCGCGATGCTCACGGGCACGTACGTGGGCACGGCAGGGGACGACGCCGCCGTGCCGGACTTCTACACGGTGTACGGCGTCGAGCACGGGCACCCGGTCGCCGTCCCGGAGACCGCCGCGATCTACACGCCCTCGCGTGGCGGTGCCGCCGAGCTCGACATCAAGCGGGCCTGGTGGCGGCAGGTCTTCTCCCCCGAGACCCACGAGCGGTTCCCCCAGCTCAAGATGGTCAACTGGTTCGAGTGGGACAAGTACGAGATCGAGATCGACGACGACGTCGACTGGCGCGCGGCGGGCGCCCCCGACGTGCGCGACGCGTTCGTCGCCGACCTCCCGTCGTGGCTGCGCTACGCCGAGGACGTCTCGACCTGCGAGGAGTGA
- the pdxR gene encoding MocR-like pyridoxine biosynthesis transcription factor PdxR: MAVDQTNSSRGHAASAPRPPRAPGSPGPSPTTALAWETILDLGAEPGPLHGRLENAVREAVFTGRVPPGAALPPSRVLADTLGVSRWVVTEAYGQLVAEGFLESRTGSGTRVPLTAEARPLQGAGAGSTPESAAGRATRHQPRVGVAGSIDAASADLGAGARRGDVRTAAGAGTRATSSGRGSGARARFDLGPGVPDLRHVPRAAWVRALREALAEAPDADLAAPDPTGHPATRAALADYLARARHVRAGGSDVVVTHGADDAMRRVAAALHRAGHRALLVEDPSWSRLRETAAAAGLTPVPVPVDADGIDVDALLAAAGRTGARAVLVTPAHQFPTGAALSPVRREALVRWARDVDGLVVEDDYDAEFRYDRRPVAAMQGLAPDRVVLLGSLSKTLSPAFGLGWAVLPPGWRDQVVDRGGAGPSTIDQLALARFLGSGAYERHLRAARGRFRRRREALVEALGSALPGTLVTGIAAGMHAVVDLPDGIVATDVVREAALREVNVAAIERYRATAAGRDGGRDRLVVGYGNLADARVEEAVARLAAAVRAAGR, translated from the coding sequence ATGGCAGTCGACCAGACCAATTCGTCGCGGGGACACGCGGCGAGCGCGCCCCGTCCGCCGCGTGCGCCGGGTTCGCCCGGCCCCAGCCCGACGACGGCGCTCGCCTGGGAGACCATCCTCGACCTGGGTGCGGAGCCGGGACCGCTCCACGGGCGGCTCGAGAACGCGGTGCGTGAGGCAGTCTTCACGGGGCGGGTCCCACCGGGGGCCGCCCTGCCGCCGAGCCGCGTGCTCGCCGACACCCTGGGCGTCTCGCGGTGGGTCGTGACCGAGGCGTACGGACAGCTCGTCGCCGAGGGGTTCCTCGAGTCCCGGACCGGGTCGGGGACCCGGGTACCGCTCACCGCGGAGGCCCGGCCGCTCCAGGGGGCCGGGGCCGGGTCGACGCCCGAGAGCGCCGCGGGGCGCGCCACGCGCCACCAGCCGAGGGTCGGCGTCGCGGGCTCGATCGACGCGGCGAGCGCGGATCTCGGGGCGGGGGCCAGGAGGGGCGACGTCCGCACCGCCGCCGGTGCCGGGACGCGAGCGACGTCGTCGGGCCGGGGGAGCGGCGCCCGCGCCCGGTTCGACCTGGGGCCCGGTGTGCCCGACCTGCGGCACGTGCCGCGCGCCGCCTGGGTCCGCGCGCTGCGCGAAGCCCTCGCCGAGGCGCCCGACGCGGACCTTGCGGCTCCCGACCCCACGGGCCATCCCGCGACACGGGCGGCGCTCGCGGACTACCTCGCCCGCGCCCGGCACGTGCGTGCGGGCGGGAGCGACGTCGTCGTGACGCACGGCGCCGACGACGCGATGCGGCGCGTCGCGGCGGCGCTCCACCGGGCCGGGCACCGGGCCCTGCTCGTCGAGGACCCGAGCTGGTCGCGCCTGCGCGAGACCGCGGCCGCCGCAGGGCTCACGCCCGTACCGGTCCCGGTCGACGCCGACGGGATCGACGTCGACGCGCTCCTCGCCGCGGCCGGCCGGACCGGCGCGCGCGCGGTGCTCGTGACCCCCGCCCACCAGTTCCCTACAGGCGCTGCCCTCTCGCCCGTGCGGCGCGAGGCGCTCGTCCGGTGGGCGCGTGACGTCGACGGCCTGGTCGTCGAGGACGACTACGACGCCGAGTTCCGCTACGACCGCCGACCCGTGGCCGCGATGCAAGGGCTCGCGCCCGACCGCGTGGTGCTGCTGGGCTCGCTGAGCAAGACGCTGTCGCCGGCGTTCGGGCTCGGGTGGGCGGTGCTGCCGCCGGGGTGGCGGGACCAGGTGGTCGACCGGGGCGGTGCCGGACCGTCGACGATCGACCAGCTCGCGCTCGCGCGGTTCCTCGGTTCCGGCGCCTATGAGCGGCACCTGCGCGCGGCGCGGGGACGGTTCAGGCGCCGCCGCGAGGCGCTGGTCGAGGCGCTCGGTTCCGCGCTGCCGGGGACGCTCGTCACGGGGATCGCCGCAGGCATGCACGCGGTGGTCGACCTGCCGGACGGGATCGTCGCCACGGACGTGGTGCGCGAGGCGGCGCTGCGCGAGGTCAACGTCGCGGCGATCGAGCGGTACCGGGCGACGGCCGCCGGGCGCGACGGCGGGAGGGACCGGCTCGTCGTCGGGTACGGCAACCTCGCGGACGCGCGCGTCGAGGAGGCCGTGGCGCGGCTCGCGGCGGCGGTGCGGGCGGCGGGGCGGTAG
- a CDS encoding extracellular solute-binding protein, which translates to MKKSRLAAFGIAAVLALTACAPTQSTITEAENDESTGTLRVWLFAEVNQDPKAAVVDEAVAEFEAEHDGVEVDVQYIPVDTRAERFNAAFNDPASAPDVAEFGNTDIAAYVAAGGLADVTKEVAAWDESGDLTPSIAATTEIDGVTYGVPWFIGVRALYYRTDVFSELGLSVPTTLAEIETAARAIRAAKPEMVGIAAGGAYQYAAMPFLWAGGGALATQGSDGAYTSALTTPESRAGVTAYTNLLADDICPSALCAEWTGSASVQQFVAGTAGMVVGGDFNRKAVDESAVGATYAVVPLPGEKAGEIAPAFAGGNNLGVFKSSERKSLAVDFMTLLGGKKYQEKMFDAMGNLPTFTDVQEKVAAETPAIEPFTETLAAGTEFVPSTPAWTQIDAQGDIKTMLQTVATKQATVEQATQTAAAAMDKAFSEAP; encoded by the coding sequence ATGAAGAAGTCCCGCCTGGCGGCGTTCGGCATCGCCGCCGTGCTGGCCCTGACGGCCTGCGCCCCCACCCAGTCCACGATCACCGAGGCCGAGAACGACGAGAGCACGGGGACCCTGCGTGTCTGGCTCTTCGCCGAGGTCAACCAGGACCCCAAGGCGGCGGTCGTCGACGAGGCCGTCGCGGAGTTCGAGGCCGAGCACGACGGCGTCGAGGTCGACGTCCAGTACATCCCCGTCGACACCCGCGCCGAGCGTTTCAACGCCGCGTTCAACGACCCGGCCTCGGCCCCCGACGTCGCCGAGTTCGGCAACACCGACATCGCGGCCTACGTCGCCGCGGGCGGTCTCGCGGACGTGACCAAGGAGGTCGCGGCCTGGGACGAGTCCGGTGACCTGACCCCCTCGATCGCCGCCACGACCGAGATCGACGGCGTGACCTACGGTGTCCCGTGGTTCATCGGGGTGCGCGCGCTCTACTACCGCACGGACGTCTTCTCGGAGCTGGGGCTCTCCGTCCCCACGACGCTCGCCGAGATCGAGACCGCGGCCCGGGCGATCCGCGCCGCCAAGCCCGAGATGGTCGGCATCGCGGCGGGAGGCGCCTACCAGTACGCGGCCATGCCGTTCCTGTGGGCCGGCGGGGGAGCGCTCGCGACCCAGGGCTCCGACGGCGCGTACACCTCGGCGCTCACCACGCCCGAGTCCCGCGCGGGCGTCACGGCGTACACGAACCTCCTCGCGGACGACATCTGCCCCTCGGCGCTGTGCGCCGAGTGGACGGGCAGCGCGAGCGTCCAGCAGTTCGTCGCGGGTACGGCGGGCATGGTCGTGGGCGGCGACTTCAACCGCAAGGCGGTCGACGAGTCGGCCGTGGGCGCCACCTATGCGGTCGTCCCGCTCCCGGGCGAGAAGGCCGGCGAGATCGCCCCGGCGTTCGCGGGCGGCAACAACCTCGGCGTCTTCAAGAGCTCGGAGCGCAAGTCCCTCGCGGTCGACTTCATGACGCTCCTGGGCGGGAAGAAGTACCAGGAGAAGATGTTCGACGCGATGGGCAACCTGCCCACGTTCACCGACGTCCAGGAGAAGGTCGCGGCGGAGACGCCCGCGATCGAGCCCTTCACCGAGACCCTCGCGGCGGGCACCGAGTTCGTCCCCTCGACCCCCGCGTGGACCCAGATCGACGCCCAGGGTGACATCAAGACCATGCTCCAGACCGTCGCGACGAAGCAGGCCACGGTCGAGCAGGCCACGCAGACCGCGGCCGCCGCGATGGACAAGGCGTTCTCCGAGGCCCCGTGA